Proteins encoded together in one Pantoea sp. CCBC3-3-1 window:
- a CDS encoding PTS sugar transporter subunit IIC, which produces MDAIIHFIVKDFLGQASILIALIAMLGLILQKKSVGKTLEGTFKTLLGFLIMMAGINIIVESLTFLNDIFTHGFGMKGYITDVAAIAGVANRELGSEVALTLLVIFAVNIIIARITPFKYIFLTGQALLWMATIGTVIGYKAGLTGMTLILTGGIFGGIMAVLMPAIAQPIVRKITDSDDVALGHFCTIGYLVQAAVARAIGKNSRSTEDLELPDNFKFLQDTYLSMAVVMIPMYLIPAIFAGPGYIAQFAGETNYIMYAFMQSMQFVAGVFVLYSGVRLLLNELVPAFRGIAMRLVPNAIPALDCPVLFPYAPNAVIVGFLATTVGSIIGMIVFPMFGLAMILPGLLTNFFAGGTAGVFGNAMGGRKGAIIGGIVHGLFITLLPAILVPLLETFGFKGVTFSDSDVISTGLILGHAFQNDWPFVIGFILFVTLIIWFSSRKLVKQPD; this is translated from the coding sequence GTGGACGCTATTATTCATTTTATTGTGAAAGATTTTTTAGGCCAGGCTTCAATTCTCATCGCGCTGATCGCCATGCTTGGCCTTATCTTACAGAAAAAGTCGGTTGGGAAAACGCTGGAGGGGACGTTTAAAACCCTGCTGGGTTTCCTGATCATGATGGCGGGTATCAATATCATTGTTGAATCACTCACCTTCCTTAATGATATTTTCACCCACGGTTTTGGTATGAAGGGCTACATTACCGACGTTGCTGCCATTGCTGGCGTAGCGAACCGCGAGCTGGGATCGGAAGTGGCGCTGACGCTACTGGTGATATTTGCCGTCAACATCATCATTGCGCGCATTACGCCGTTCAAATATATCTTCCTCACCGGCCAGGCGCTGCTGTGGATGGCCACCATTGGTACCGTTATCGGCTATAAAGCGGGGCTAACCGGCATGACGCTGATCCTGACCGGGGGGATATTCGGCGGCATCATGGCGGTGCTGATGCCGGCTATTGCCCAACCCATCGTACGGAAAATTACCGATTCCGATGATGTCGCCTTGGGTCACTTCTGCACAATTGGCTATCTGGTTCAGGCCGCCGTCGCGCGCGCCATTGGGAAAAACTCCCGCTCGACGGAAGATCTGGAGCTACCTGATAACTTTAAGTTTTTGCAGGACACCTATCTGTCGATGGCGGTGGTAATGATACCGATGTATCTCATTCCTGCCATTTTTGCCGGGCCGGGCTACATTGCCCAGTTCGCCGGAGAAACAAACTACATCATGTATGCATTTATGCAGTCGATGCAGTTTGTCGCCGGGGTATTTGTGCTCTACAGCGGCGTGCGCTTGCTGCTTAATGAGCTGGTGCCGGCTTTCAGAGGCATTGCCATGCGTCTGGTGCCCAACGCCATACCGGCGCTGGATTGCCCGGTGTTGTTTCCCTATGCCCCCAATGCGGTCATTGTTGGTTTTCTTGCCACCACGGTAGGGTCGATTATCGGCATGATTGTTTTCCCAATGTTTGGGCTGGCAATGATCCTGCCAGGCTTGCTCACCAACTTCTTCGCGGGCGGGACGGCCGGCGTATTTGGTAATGCGATGGGCGGCAGAAAAGGCGCCATTATTGGCGGTATCGTTCATGGCCTGTTTATCACGTTATTACCGGCGATCCTGGTGCCGCTACTTGAAACCTTCGGCTTTAAAGGCGTCACATTTAGCGATTCTGACGTTATCAGCACCGGATTAATTTTAGGTCACGCCTTCCAGAATGACTGGCCGTTTGTGATTGGTTTTATCCTGTTCGTTACGCTGATTATTTGGTTCTCAAGCCGCAAGCTGGTTAAACAACCTGATTAA
- a CDS encoding PTS sugar transporter subunit IIB, translating into MLKVLCVCGCGLGSSFAIEMSAKSVLQKLSIDADIDHTTVSEASSFKYDIILTQKIFADILNSDASDDEKKRVIILNKLTDKKELEEKILAYLGSK; encoded by the coding sequence ATGCTTAAAGTACTCTGCGTATGTGGCTGCGGCCTCGGCTCAAGCTTTGCTATCGAAATGAGCGCCAAATCTGTTTTGCAAAAACTGTCTATCGATGCAGATATCGATCATACGACAGTATCCGAAGCGTCATCATTCAAATATGACATTATTCTTACTCAAAAAATATTTGCTGACATTCTTAACTCCGATGCCAGCGATGACGAAAAGAAGCGCGTTATTATCTTAAACAAACTGACCGACAAGAAAGAACTTGAAGAAAAAATCCTGGCTTATTTAGGCTCAAAATAA